The Leptospira sp. WS39.C2 genome contains a region encoding:
- the murJ gene encoding murein biosynthesis integral membrane protein MurJ, giving the protein MTNQVPGNESSTKRSLALSFYTFLSRILGLIRDHFMAVSFGTGMVASAFSVAYRLPNMFRNLLAEGTLSQSFMPIFSEYEKMGVMEARVMAGTVLSFLFLCLSIFVACFWLFAAQFLPTLVGGTPEYGNLVVELSLVLFFLIMTASLSSIFMSISNSHHKYFVPSLSPIILNFSYLAVFLFVFPFYHEIKDRVFYLAYGIVCGGVLQLMVQGWFVYHNGFGPIFRLDFKHPAIKKIFKLMLPAALGGSFYQFGLLVDIFLANYIQNQNPGLGAVVSLDYSQRLVQLPTGIIGVALATTILPSLLKDLREGREENVPKEISDVLSFAFFLTLPASIGLAVLGETVLDSIYYGGRWDHLATLTAFFPLVFYSLAIPFYSINKVLVSSYYAFSDTKTPLRIQLISFVLSVVVSIGLMFFLKHSAIALASALSAIVTSSLLLFFLKTHQVQIPFVTVGKRILKMVPALSGLFFWLLFSEWLIKPNLQNWGTNTLGLSYANLSRICLTISMVPAVVLYFGIATYTRLSESEIIIGRFLRKWKRKSPNIT; this is encoded by the coding sequence ATGACAAACCAAGTCCCTGGGAACGAATCCAGTACAAAACGATCCCTTGCTTTATCTTTTTACACGTTTTTATCTAGAATATTAGGTCTTATACGTGACCACTTTATGGCTGTTAGTTTTGGAACGGGTATGGTAGCTTCTGCTTTTAGCGTTGCTTACCGACTTCCCAATATGTTTCGAAACCTTCTTGCGGAAGGAACCTTAAGCCAATCTTTTATGCCAATTTTCTCTGAATATGAAAAGATGGGTGTGATGGAAGCCCGAGTGATGGCGGGAACGGTTCTGAGTTTCCTTTTCCTATGTTTGTCAATATTTGTCGCATGTTTTTGGCTATTCGCTGCTCAGTTTTTACCCACACTTGTTGGTGGAACGCCAGAATATGGAAATTTGGTCGTTGAACTTTCATTAGTATTGTTTTTTCTCATTATGACGGCGAGTCTTTCGTCGATTTTTATGTCGATTTCCAACTCACATCATAAATACTTTGTTCCTTCTTTGTCTCCTATCATTCTTAACTTTAGTTATCTTGCAGTATTTCTTTTTGTTTTTCCTTTTTATCACGAAATCAAAGATCGGGTATTTTACCTTGCATATGGAATTGTTTGTGGTGGGGTATTACAACTTATGGTGCAAGGTTGGTTTGTTTACCATAATGGTTTTGGACCTATCTTTCGATTAGATTTCAAACACCCTGCGATCAAAAAGATTTTTAAACTCATGTTACCTGCGGCTCTTGGTGGAAGTTTTTACCAATTTGGGCTCCTTGTGGACATCTTTCTTGCAAACTACATCCAAAACCAAAACCCAGGGCTTGGTGCAGTTGTCAGTTTGGATTATTCCCAAAGGCTTGTGCAACTCCCCACAGGGATCATTGGGGTGGCCCTTGCAACAACCATCCTTCCGTCTCTTTTAAAAGATTTACGAGAAGGGAGGGAAGAAAATGTTCCAAAAGAAATTTCAGATGTATTGTCGTTTGCGTTTTTTTTGACTTTGCCAGCAAGCATAGGTTTGGCGGTTCTTGGGGAAACAGTTTTGGATTCGATCTATTATGGTGGACGTTGGGACCATCTTGCCACTCTTACTGCATTTTTCCCACTCGTGTTTTATTCACTTGCGATTCCATTTTATAGCATCAATAAAGTGCTTGTATCCTCTTATTATGCATTCTCCGATACAAAAACTCCTCTTCGGATCCAATTGATTTCCTTTGTCCTTAGTGTTGTTGTGAGTATTGGCCTTATGTTTTTTTTAAAACACTCAGCAATCGCTCTCGCTTCGGCCTTGAGTGCAATTGTAACTTCATCGCTGTTATTGTTTTTTTTAAAAACACACCAAGTGCAAATTCCATTTGTTACTGTTGGGAAACGGATTTTGAAAATGGTACCGGCTTTGTCTGGGCTTTTCTTTTGGCTTTTGTTTTCCGAATGGTTGATCAAACCAAACTTACAAAATTGGGGAACAAATACCCTTGGTCTGAGTTATGCAAATCTAAGTCGGATCTGTTTAACCATTTCGATGGTTCCTGCTGTAGTTTTATATTTTGGAATCGCTACCTACACACGGCTTTCGGAATCCGAAATCATCATTGGTAGGTTTTTGCGAAAGTGGAAACGAAAATCCCCTAACATTACTTAG
- a CDS encoding STAS domain-containing protein has translation MESKDKVFSIQLKGGLDGSSADDFYRYFESQLNKGYRKFLFQLGALDFITSNGISILVKIHKQIVKSNAVYAIYGLKSEVEDVLKLVGLFETLPIFRSHNAAESFLLQVDVSSHEREKTEITKYENPTDKKELGLGGKAEGNKIRFYFTGKSKEEGSVVRDKEPISTLESIKDDLPNTKTTPSPMETVLEEKINQLRLEIKESLSSELERRFSHYKSGHEPEIKLDKIPSYIQSKTKQLETVERIIQCEVCGTRLRLFKFGKHECPSCKTQFQLSPNGSIRFLEKLNPL, from the coding sequence ATGGAATCAAAAGACAAAGTATTTTCCATTCAATTAAAAGGTGGTTTGGACGGAAGTAGTGCTGACGATTTTTATCGTTACTTCGAATCACAACTAAACAAAGGTTATCGGAAATTTTTATTCCAACTTGGGGCACTTGATTTCATCACATCAAATGGAATCAGTATCCTTGTTAAAATTCACAAACAAATTGTAAAATCAAATGCTGTGTATGCAATTTATGGATTAAAATCTGAAGTGGAAGATGTACTGAAATTGGTGGGACTATTTGAAACACTTCCAATTTTTCGAAGCCATAATGCTGCAGAATCTTTTTTATTACAAGTAGATGTATCTTCCCATGAAAGAGAAAAGACAGAAATAACAAAGTATGAAAATCCAACCGACAAAAAGGAATTAGGTCTTGGGGGAAAGGCGGAAGGAAATAAAATTCGATTTTATTTTACAGGGAAATCAAAAGAAGAAGGAAGTGTAGTACGAGACAAAGAACCCATTTCGACATTGGAATCAATCAAAGATGATCTTCCGAATACTAAAACTACACCTTCCCCAATGGAAACTGTTCTCGAAGAAAAGATAAACCAACTCAGATTAGAGATTAAAGAATCTTTGAGTTCTGAACTGGAAAGGCGATTTTCTCATTACAAATCAGGTCATGAACCAGAAATAAAGTTGGACAAAATACCGAGTTATATCCAATCGAAAACCAAACAATTGGAAACAGTCGAAAGGATCATCCAATGTGAAGTATGTGGGACAAGACTCAGGTTATTTAAATTTGGAAAACACGAATGCCCAAGTTGTAAAACACAGTTCCAATTGAGTCCCAATGGTTCCATCCGTTTTCTTGAAAAATTAAATCCTCTCTAA
- a CDS encoding cAMP/cGMP-dependent 3',5'-cyclic-AMP/GMP phosphodiesterase, giving the protein MVSSEPNGFTALPRGGYLVDTSEGYIQFGSPPETIKDTMGLEKKTPLVFVLPNKFFHVEKGISIAELEFPIYFNFFFRGGKKTFIVCSAEQKEQLTIVLGESLMGPQEVNLSSEFIDGADSFGFPDIKAEMAYFRSYKTMEEVVEFVLFDESHKAKFGGITIEQLPSNEFLIVDGEKKIKIPGEVDFHVKYDIGKRLEEPFQPPLIGITCLGPSHGFDPSDNTSGFIIWLNGQGIMVDPPVNSTEWLRESNVNPKFINSIILTHCHADHDAGTFQKILEESKITIYATATVMESFLKKYCSLTKIPRKEITDLFDFIPVVIGRPTIINGGEFYFHYAIHSIPSVGFEFFFQDQSFYYTSDHLNDPDAFEDMYKKGVLPETRYQFLKDFPWDRKIIYHEAGVPPLHTKISYLASLPEEVQKRITVYHIAAKDMPEGNHLTLAKFGIENTLYPEITPPKHQEAFQLLEILSQIDIFSGFPIEKAKEFLQIVKEERFRRGEQIIKKGTHGDRFFIIASGNVRFEGLSSDHSAVKRYGTYEYFGEASLILDTVRQADVYAETDVLALTIEKTRFFQFIRGSKLHENLIKLNSIRETNTWKTLTESQTFRGLTSYQVTQLELILKLETVKKEAVLIEESQTFQNAYIVRSGTVVVMQNHKTIRELGAGDFVGEIYSLTKGLPSHFSFIAWPGTELYVLSQEDAIQYIKKNPGVYMKLNTVYN; this is encoded by the coding sequence ATGGTCAGTTCCGAACCTAATGGTTTTACAGCACTCCCTAGAGGGGGATATTTAGTCGATACATCAGAAGGTTACATCCAATTTGGATCCCCTCCTGAGACAATTAAAGACACCATGGGGCTTGAAAAAAAGACTCCTTTGGTGTTTGTTCTCCCCAATAAATTCTTCCATGTAGAAAAAGGCATCTCCATTGCCGAATTAGAATTCCCCATTTATTTTAATTTTTTCTTTCGTGGTGGTAAAAAAACTTTTATCGTATGTTCTGCGGAACAAAAAGAACAGCTAACTATTGTTCTCGGGGAATCTCTTATGGGACCTCAGGAAGTAAATTTATCTTCTGAGTTCATCGATGGGGCAGACAGTTTTGGTTTCCCAGACATCAAAGCAGAAATGGCATACTTTCGTAGTTATAAAACTATGGAAGAAGTAGTTGAGTTTGTTTTATTTGATGAATCCCACAAAGCAAAGTTTGGTGGTATCACTATCGAACAATTGCCTTCGAATGAATTCCTTATTGTTGATGGTGAGAAAAAAATCAAAATCCCAGGGGAAGTTGATTTCCATGTCAAATATGATATTGGTAAAAGATTAGAAGAACCATTCCAACCTCCCCTCATCGGAATCACATGCCTTGGACCATCCCATGGTTTTGATCCCTCAGACAACACTTCTGGATTTATCATTTGGCTGAATGGCCAAGGGATCATGGTGGACCCACCTGTAAACTCTACTGAATGGTTACGGGAATCCAATGTAAATCCTAAGTTCATCAACTCCATCATTCTCACCCACTGCCACGCAGACCATGATGCTGGAACCTTCCAAAAAATCTTAGAAGAATCCAAAATCACCATTTATGCAACTGCAACCGTAATGGAATCTTTTCTCAAAAAATACTGCAGTCTAACAAAAATTCCACGGAAAGAAATCACAGACTTATTTGATTTTATCCCAGTCGTCATTGGTAGACCCACCATCATCAATGGTGGTGAATTTTATTTTCACTATGCCATTCATTCTATCCCTTCCGTTGGATTTGAATTTTTTTTCCAAGACCAATCCTTTTATTATACTTCGGACCATTTGAATGACCCTGATGCCTTCGAAGATATGTACAAAAAAGGTGTTTTACCAGAAACAAGGTATCAGTTCCTAAAAGACTTTCCTTGGGATCGAAAAATCATTTACCACGAAGCGGGAGTTCCACCCCTACATACAAAAATTAGTTATTTGGCCTCCCTTCCGGAAGAAGTCCAAAAACGAATCACTGTTTACCATATCGCAGCAAAGGATATGCCAGAAGGTAACCACCTAACTCTCGCTAAGTTTGGTATTGAAAATACTTTGTATCCGGAGATCACTCCACCCAAACACCAAGAAGCTTTCCAACTTTTGGAAATTTTATCACAAATTGATATCTTCTCTGGATTCCCCATTGAAAAGGCAAAAGAGTTCTTACAAATCGTAAAAGAAGAACGATTCCGTCGCGGAGAACAAATCATCAAAAAAGGAACCCATGGGGACAGATTCTTTATCATTGCCTCTGGGAATGTTCGATTTGAAGGACTATCCAGCGACCACTCCGCCGTAAAACGATACGGAACCTATGAGTATTTTGGGGAAGCATCTCTTATCCTCGACACTGTGCGCCAAGCGGATGTGTATGCGGAAACCGATGTCCTTGCGCTCACAATCGAAAAAACACGTTTTTTCCAGTTCATCCGTGGGTCCAAACTCCACGAAAACTTAATCAAACTGAATAGCATCCGAGAGACCAATACTTGGAAAACCCTCACAGAATCCCAAACATTCCGTGGGCTCACCAGTTACCAAGTCACCCAACTAGAACTCATTTTGAAGCTCGAAACGGTCAAAAAAGAGGCTGTACTCATTGAAGAAAGCCAAACTTTCCAAAATGCCTACATTGTTCGGTCTGGAACGGTTGTTGTGATGCAAAACCACAAAACCATCCGGGAACTCGGTGCTGGTGATTTTGTGGGTGAGATTTACTCCCTCACCAAAGGCCTACCTTCACATTTCAGTTTCATCGCATGGCCAGGGACAGAACTCTACGTGCTTTCCCAAGAAGACGCCATCCAGTACATCAAGAAAAATCCTGGTGTCTATATGAAGCTGAACACTGTTTATAATTGA
- the trxA gene encoding thioredoxin, producing MALTEINDANFKAETANGVVLVDCWAEWCGPCRMVAPVLDELSQEMADIKITKLNVDFNQKTAQELGIQSIPTLLLYKDGVLVDKAIGALPKPQIKKFIENHK from the coding sequence ATGGCACTTACAGAAATCAATGACGCCAATTTCAAAGCAGAAACTGCAAATGGCGTGGTTTTAGTAGATTGTTGGGCAGAATGGTGTGGACCATGTAGAATGGTGGCTCCTGTTCTTGACGAACTTTCGCAAGAAATGGCGGATATCAAAATTACAAAACTAAATGTTGATTTCAACCAAAAGACAGCGCAAGAGTTGGGAATCCAATCGATCCCTACCCTTCTACTCTATAAAGATGGAGTTTTAGTAGACAAAGCAATTGGTGCTTTACCAAAACCGCAAATTAAAAAATTTATAGAAAATCACAAGTAG
- a CDS encoding type II toxin-antitoxin system antitoxin SocA domain-containing protein: MEKLLHAILWILEKSPNGRARLDLAKLLYYSDGVHFQKHAEMITRGDYIHLEDSPYPVKLNEALLFLKDKGHIEVVPKIEGNGIQGFALRFVKPLEGLILSREEKRVMMKVVEAFRGRVVDENRHYPNLYENYVVTPLFAAIPFSVDRINTKIHVLVQKSLLNLSGKMFRVLFERSE, translated from the coding sequence ATGGAGAAACTTTTGCATGCGATCCTTTGGATCCTCGAAAAATCACCGAATGGCCGAGCTCGCTTAGATTTAGCGAAGCTTCTCTACTATTCGGATGGTGTCCATTTCCAAAAACATGCGGAAATGATCACAAGAGGAGACTATATCCACTTAGAAGACTCACCTTACCCCGTCAAACTGAACGAAGCCCTTTTATTTTTAAAAGACAAGGGTCATATTGAAGTGGTTCCCAAAATTGAAGGGAATGGCATCCAAGGTTTTGCCTTACGATTTGTAAAACCACTAGAGGGTCTTATCCTTTCGCGGGAAGAAAAACGTGTGATGATGAAGGTTGTGGAAGCTTTCCGTGGACGTGTGGTGGATGAAAACCGCCATTACCCAAACCTTTACGAAAATTATGTCGTCACTCCCTTATTTGCGGCCATTCCGTTTTCCGTGGACAGGATCAATACGAAAATCCACGTCCTTGTCCAAAAAAGCCTTTTGAATCTATCGGGCAAAATGTTTAGAGTTTTATTTGAGAGGTCAGAATGA
- the ileS gene encoding isoleucine--tRNA ligase produces the protein MAKTETENPYSKTVLLPETHFPMKADLAKREPGQIKIWKDQKVFQKMKEVRKNKPSFVLHDGPPYANGNFHVGHSLNKILKDIIIKSKTLSGFQTDMIPGWDCHGLPIEVQVLKNLGKEARNTSPSDLRKKCREYATEFVGKQGEDLNRFLCFWDEEHKYLTMAPEFEARIVEVFGSLFEKGYIYKGKKPVYWCIDLATAHAEAEIEYQNHVSPSIYVKFPVKGEADTYCLIWTTTPWTLPANLAICFNEELPYSIFQSDSHGRLILAEGLKEAVEQKTGITLTKIKSLSNVDLKQMVFLHPFLERESIPLFGNHVTLDAGTGCVHTAPGHGTDDYRVGTAAGLPTLSPVDDYGRYTDEFEMMKGVKIWDANPKIVELLREKNALVHFSEFTHSYPHSWRSKKPLIFRATPQWFFSIDHNGLREESLKAIDKVQWIPDWGITRIRSMVESRPDWCLSRQRNWGVPIPSFTCKSCGQTHLDDKTIQHFIQIVKKEGIEVWYEKDAKDLLPQGSKCNKCGSEDLKQDKDILDVWFDSGVSSFAVFGDSMGKEPADLYLEGSDQHRGWFQSSLWPSMAIRKTPPYKSVLTHGYVLDDKGHAMSKSLGNVINPTTDIINQYGADILRLWVSTQDFRDDVKIGKDSIKTVSEAYRKIRNTFRYLLGNTNSSTLEWNLKQKDLETIDRYYLHKLAKLNEDVKKLYDSYQFHQVYHKVLVFCTVDLSQDYFEIIRDRMYCDAKDSKTRRSSEYTLAVILEVLSKLLAPILSFTTEEVWSTFGKKDSVFYSDFFDLSEWLDDSLESEFKHVFATKEEVQKALEEARKLGKLGKSLEAEVFIPGNSLKDSKFSKDDLSLFFVVSEVSFDQNEISEVYSEWKGETGTIQIRKPHHHECPRCWRHVSESASTLCKRCADVVSKLSPK, from the coding sequence ATGGCCAAAACAGAAACGGAAAATCCTTACTCTAAAACAGTTCTCTTACCGGAGACTCATTTTCCCATGAAAGCCGACCTGGCAAAACGTGAGCCAGGCCAAATCAAAATTTGGAAAGACCAAAAGGTGTTCCAAAAAATGAAAGAAGTTCGAAAAAACAAACCTTCGTTTGTTTTGCATGACGGGCCACCGTATGCCAATGGAAATTTCCATGTTGGTCACTCCCTCAATAAAATTTTAAAAGATATCATCATAAAATCCAAAACTCTTTCTGGTTTCCAAACCGATATGATCCCAGGTTGGGATTGCCACGGTCTTCCTATCGAAGTACAAGTATTAAAGAATCTTGGAAAAGAAGCAAGGAATACGAGTCCGAGTGATCTTAGAAAAAAATGCAGAGAGTATGCAACTGAGTTTGTAGGCAAACAAGGTGAAGATTTAAATCGGTTTTTATGTTTTTGGGATGAAGAACACAAATACCTCACCATGGCTCCTGAATTTGAAGCAAGGATTGTAGAAGTGTTTGGATCTCTTTTTGAAAAGGGATATATCTACAAAGGAAAAAAACCAGTTTATTGGTGTATTGATTTGGCAACTGCTCATGCGGAAGCAGAGATCGAATACCAAAACCATGTTTCTCCTTCCATCTATGTAAAGTTTCCTGTCAAAGGAGAAGCAGATACATATTGCCTCATCTGGACCACAACTCCATGGACACTTCCTGCAAACCTTGCGATTTGTTTTAACGAAGAACTTCCCTACTCTATTTTCCAATCAGACAGTCATGGCCGACTAATACTTGCTGAAGGTTTAAAAGAAGCAGTAGAACAAAAAACGGGTATCACACTTACCAAAATCAAATCCCTCTCCAATGTTGACTTAAAACAAATGGTTTTCCTCCATCCATTTTTAGAACGTGAATCCATACCACTTTTTGGTAACCATGTCACACTTGATGCAGGAACAGGTTGTGTGCATACAGCACCAGGTCATGGAACAGATGACTACCGCGTGGGAACTGCTGCGGGACTTCCAACTCTTTCCCCCGTAGACGATTACGGCCGTTATACGGATGAGTTTGAAATGATGAAAGGTGTAAAAATCTGGGATGCCAATCCAAAGATTGTTGAACTACTCCGAGAAAAAAATGCCCTTGTTCATTTTTCGGAATTCACCCACTCTTATCCACATAGTTGGAGGAGTAAAAAACCTCTTATCTTTCGTGCGACACCACAATGGTTTTTTTCCATCGACCATAATGGACTCCGCGAAGAATCACTGAAGGCCATCGACAAAGTTCAGTGGATCCCCGACTGGGGGATCACAAGGATTCGTTCCATGGTAGAATCTAGACCTGACTGGTGTTTGTCGAGGCAAAGGAATTGGGGTGTACCGATCCCTTCCTTTACTTGTAAGTCATGTGGACAGACCCATCTTGATGACAAAACCATCCAACACTTCATCCAAATTGTTAAAAAAGAAGGGATCGAAGTTTGGTATGAAAAAGATGCCAAAGACTTATTGCCACAAGGTTCAAAGTGTAACAAATGTGGGTCCGAAGACCTAAAACAAGACAAAGATATCTTAGATGTATGGTTTGATTCAGGCGTTTCCAGCTTTGCCGTGTTTGGTGATTCGATGGGTAAAGAACCTGCTGATTTATATTTGGAAGGGTCGGACCAACACCGAGGTTGGTTCCAATCTTCCCTTTGGCCATCTATGGCAATCCGTAAAACACCTCCGTATAAATCCGTCCTCACACATGGATATGTATTAGATGACAAAGGTCATGCGATGTCCAAGTCCCTTGGCAATGTGATCAATCCAACAACAGATATCATCAACCAATATGGAGCAGATATTTTACGCCTTTGGGTGAGCACACAAGATTTCCGAGATGATGTAAAAATTGGAAAAGACTCCATCAAAACTGTCTCTGAAGCATATCGTAAAATTAGAAACACCTTTCGGTATTTATTAGGAAATACAAACTCCTCCACACTCGAATGGAATCTGAAACAAAAAGACCTCGAAACCATTGATAGATACTACCTTCACAAACTGGCAAAGCTGAATGAGGATGTCAAAAAACTTTATGACTCCTACCAGTTCCACCAAGTGTATCATAAAGTTCTTGTTTTCTGTACGGTAGATTTATCACAAGATTACTTTGAAATCATCCGCGATCGAATGTATTGTGATGCGAAAGATTCTAAAACAAGACGTTCTTCGGAATACACACTGGCAGTGATTTTGGAAGTGCTTTCCAAACTTCTTGCTCCCATCCTTTCCTTCACTACCGAAGAAGTATGGTCTACCTTCGGAAAAAAAGATTCTGTTTTTTATTCAGATTTTTTTGACCTATCAGAATGGCTGGATGATTCTCTTGAATCCGAATTCAAACATGTGTTTGCAACAAAAGAAGAAGTCCAAAAAGCATTAGAAGAAGCAAGAAAACTCGGAAAACTTGGTAAGTCACTTGAAGCAGAGGTTTTCATTCCAGGAAATTCCTTAAAAGATTCAAAGTTTTCGAAAGATGACCTTAGTCTATTTTTTGTGGTATCGGAAGTATCTTTTGATCAAAATGAAATCAGTGAAGTCTATTCGGAATGGAAAGGTGAAACAGGTACAATCCAAATTCGGAAACCACACCACCATGAATGCCCACGTTGCTGGCGCCATGTATCGGAATCGGCAAGTACCCTATGCAAACGTTGTGCAGACGTTGTTTCAAAACTCTCCCCTAAGTAA
- a CDS encoding leucine-rich repeat domain-containing protein: MKFILSPIILGSIVVLFSLGCKKEVVDANIWIEEHKEEKVLNLSNKEVGILPTSIGNLSNVEELTLQYDSLTTLPKEIGNLKQLRILNLFGNPLTDLPEELGNLQNLEVLLLGRTQLREIPPVISRLKHLKTLALDETKVQLTEADVDVIANLPHLEILDLSLMREYKTLPKNLAKLSFLKQLVLQKTLLEKSDVMRLRDELPKVRVKL, translated from the coding sequence ATGAAGTTCATTCTTTCTCCCATCATTTTAGGTTCCATCGTGGTTTTGTTTTCCTTAGGTTGCAAAAAGGAAGTGGTGGATGCAAACATTTGGATTGAAGAACACAAAGAAGAAAAAGTTCTGAACCTTTCCAATAAAGAGGTAGGGATTCTTCCCACTTCTATTGGAAACTTATCAAATGTTGAGGAACTCACCCTTCAATACGATTCACTCACTACTTTACCTAAAGAAATTGGAAATCTAAAACAACTGAGGATTTTAAATCTTTTTGGAAACCCTCTCACTGATTTACCGGAAGAACTCGGAAATTTACAAAACCTGGAAGTTTTACTCCTCGGCCGCACCCAATTGCGAGAAATTCCACCAGTCATTTCAAGATTAAAACATCTAAAAACCCTTGCTTTGGATGAAACCAAAGTGCAACTAACAGAAGCGGACGTGGACGTGATCGCAAACCTCCCCCACTTGGAAATCCTTGACCTAAGCCTAATGAGAGAATACAAAACACTCCCCAAAAATTTGGCAAAACTCTCCTTTCTGAAACAACTTGTTTTACAAAAAACTCTTTTGGAAAAATCGGATGTGATGAGGCTTCGAGACGAGTTACCCAAGGTGCGAGTGAAACTATAA
- the panD gene encoding aspartate 1-decarboxylase, with protein MIITVCKGKIHRAVVTEAELHYEGSLTVDQDLMDMAGMRPYEQVSVVNVNNGARFETYLIVGERGSGTICLNGAAARLGMKGDKVIIITYGQADEKDLPSDYKPKVVFVDENNRPKKA; from the coding sequence ATGATCATCACTGTTTGCAAAGGCAAAATCCACAGAGCCGTCGTTACCGAGGCGGAACTCCACTACGAAGGTAGTCTCACCGTCGACCAAGACCTAATGGATATGGCCGGGATGAGACCCTATGAACAAGTGAGTGTAGTGAACGTAAATAACGGCGCCAGATTCGAAACCTACCTAATTGTAGGAGAACGAGGTTCGGGAACCATTTGTTTGAATGGAGCAGCCGCTCGGCTTGGGATGAAGGGTGACAAAGTCATCATCATCACTTATGGCCAAGCGGATGAAAAGGACCTCCCAAGCGACTACAAACCGAAAGTTGTCTTCGTGGATGAAAACAATCGGCCGAAAAAAGCCTAA
- the lipB gene encoding lipoyl(octanoyl) transferase LipB, with protein MQKFLHQKGLPSYLFPSIVPYQRYLDFQENSRKNRRESMLFLEHSPCLTGGIGAKAENLLVSKQRLEELGVDFISLPRGGDFTAHEPGQIVGYLHLDLKKRNLSLGDFLRNLNESLVVAVKDTWGLVVVENPKSPGLYTVDLKQKLISEGIFAKSYFTSFGFALNGINSLKTFSLINPCGARSEDMTSLSNLGFSEGYPKKRKEFVLRFSKHFLSLLP; from the coding sequence ATGCAAAAGTTTCTCCATCAAAAAGGACTACCTTCCTATCTCTTTCCTTCGATTGTACCTTACCAAAGATACTTGGATTTCCAGGAAAATTCCAGGAAAAATCGAAGGGAATCCATGCTCTTTTTGGAACACAGTCCATGTTTGACAGGGGGCATAGGTGCGAAAGCGGAAAATCTTTTGGTATCCAAACAAAGACTGGAAGAACTCGGTGTGGACTTTATCAGTTTGCCAAGAGGTGGTGATTTTACTGCCCATGAACCAGGCCAAATTGTAGGATACCTCCATCTAGATTTGAAAAAAAGGAATTTAAGTTTAGGAGATTTTTTGCGAAACTTAAACGAAAGTTTGGTGGTTGCTGTGAAAGATACCTGGGGACTCGTTGTGGTTGAAAATCCGAAATCACCTGGATTGTATACAGTGGATTTGAAGCAAAAACTGATCTCAGAAGGAATTTTTGCCAAATCATACTTCACTAGTTTTGGTTTTGCCTTAAACGGAATCAATTCCCTAAAAACCTTTTCCCTCATCAACCCATGTGGGGCAAGGTCCGAGGATATGACTTCTCTCAGTAATCTCGGTTTTTCCGAAGGGTATCCAAAAAAAAGGAAGGAATTTGTTTTACGTTTCTCAAAACACTTCCTTTCCCTCCTCCCTTAA